Proteins from a genomic interval of Capsicum annuum cultivar UCD-10X-F1 chromosome 4, UCD10Xv1.1, whole genome shotgun sequence:
- the LOC107867768 gene encoding N-acetyltransferase 9-like protein isoform X1 — protein MKVSVEGEKVILVPYMKEHVPKYHEWMQDPLLLQATASEPLTLQQEYDMQLSWTQDPLKQTFIVLDRELIVGNFIHGETHVEVLLAAMVGDVNIYMNDLDDPQMAEVEIMIAEPKSRGKGLGKESVLMMMTFAVDNFKIHTFCAKIGELNQSSLSLFQKLGFEETSYSEIFNEMTLELPMTESKIFELRQLVGNMVTHS, from the exons ATGAAGGTGAGCGTGGAAGGGGAGAAGGTGATACTTGTGCCCTACATGAAAGAGCATGTGCCCAAGTACCATGAATGGATGCAGGATCCTCTTCTCCTTCAAGCTACTGCTTCTGAACCACTCACCCTTCAACAAGAATATGATATGCAACTTTCTTGGACCCAAGACCCCTTAA AGCAGACTTTCATCGTGTTGGACAGGGAACTAATTGTTGGAAACTTCATTCATGGAGAAACTCATGTTGAAG TGCTTTTGGCAGCCATGGTTGGTGATGTGAACATATACATGAATGACTTGGATGATCCCCAGATGGCTGAAGTTGAGATTATGATAGCTGAACCAAAAAG TCGTGGCAAAGGTCTTGGCAAAGAATCTGTTCTCATGATGATGACATTTGCTGTTGATAATTTCAAGATACATACCTTCTGCGCCAAAATTGGAGAATTAAATCAGAGCTCTCTCAGTCTATTCCAAAAATTG GGTTTCGAGGAGACCTCTTACAGTGAAATCTTCAACGAG ATGACCTTGGAGTTGCCAATGACTGAGTCAAAGATTTTTGAGCTGCGTCAATTAGTTGGCAATATGGTTACACATTCATAG
- the LOC107867768 gene encoding N-acetyltransferase 9-like protein isoform X2: MKVSVEGEKVILVPYMKEHVPKYHEWMQDPLLLQATASEPLTLQQEYDMQLSWTQDPLKQTFIVLDRELIVGNFIHGETHVEAMVGDVNIYMNDLDDPQMAEVEIMIAEPKSRGKGLGKESVLMMMTFAVDNFKIHTFCAKIGELNQSSLSLFQKLGFEETSYSEIFNEMTLELPMTESKIFELRQLVGNMVTHS, translated from the exons ATGAAGGTGAGCGTGGAAGGGGAGAAGGTGATACTTGTGCCCTACATGAAAGAGCATGTGCCCAAGTACCATGAATGGATGCAGGATCCTCTTCTCCTTCAAGCTACTGCTTCTGAACCACTCACCCTTCAACAAGAATATGATATGCAACTTTCTTGGACCCAAGACCCCTTAA AGCAGACTTTCATCGTGTTGGACAGGGAACTAATTGTTGGAAACTTCATTCATGGAGAAACTCATGTTGAAG CCATGGTTGGTGATGTGAACATATACATGAATGACTTGGATGATCCCCAGATGGCTGAAGTTGAGATTATGATAGCTGAACCAAAAAG TCGTGGCAAAGGTCTTGGCAAAGAATCTGTTCTCATGATGATGACATTTGCTGTTGATAATTTCAAGATACATACCTTCTGCGCCAAAATTGGAGAATTAAATCAGAGCTCTCTCAGTCTATTCCAAAAATTG GGTTTCGAGGAGACCTCTTACAGTGAAATCTTCAACGAG ATGACCTTGGAGTTGCCAATGACTGAGTCAAAGATTTTTGAGCTGCGTCAATTAGTTGGCAATATGGTTACACATTCATAG